The Deltaproteobacteria bacterium sequence GCAACGCGGGTTCCAGCAGGAGCACCTGCGGCGCCACGGGCGCCTGCCGACGCCCGAGGAGCAGCGTGCCCTCGTCGACCGCTACGTGGACACCGAGGTGATGCTGCGCGAGGCGCTCGCGCTCGGGCTCGATCGCGGCGACATCATCGTGCGGCGCCGGCTGGTACAGAAGATGGAGTTCCTGAACCAGGACCGCGAGCCGCTGCCTCCGCCGACCGACGCGGACCTGGCGGCGTTTCTCGCGCGCCACGCGGAGCGTTACCAGCTCGCGGCGCGGATGACCGTCGCGCACGTCTTCGTGAGCACGCGCCTCCATCCCGAGGACACGGAGGCGGTCGCGGACGAGCTCCGCGCGCGCCTCGCGGCCGGCGACGACGCGGCGGGCCTCGGCGATCCGTTCCTGCGCGGACGCGAGTTCCGTGCCGCGACGGAAGGCGAGCTCGCCGGCGTCTTCGGGCCGGACCTGGCGCGCCGGCTGCAGAGCGCGCCGGTCGGGGAATGGGTCGGGCCGTACCGATCGAGCTTCGGCGTCCACCTCGTGCGGATCGCGACGCGGGAGGGAGGGCGGCCGGCGACGGTCGACGAGGTCCGCCGCGAGCTCGTCCGCGACTGGGAGGAGGAGCGGCGGTCGGAAGCGGCACGCGCGGCGCTGGGGGCGCTCCGCGCGCGCTACGACGTGCGCATCGAGGAGCCGCCGACGCCGGGGAGGCCCGCGTCGTGAGACCCGGACGGGTCGCGGCATGGGCCGTCACTCTCCTCGCGATCGCCGGAACGGAAGCGGCGTCGCACACGTTCGAGCCGGCGCTCCTCGATCTCCGCGAGCGCGAGAGCGGCACCTTCGACGTCGTGTGGCGTGCGCCCGGGCGGGAGTCGGGCGCGCTCGTGCCGGACGCGCCGCCGCTCCTGCCGCGGTTGCCCGCGGCGTGCCGCACCCTCTCGGAGCTCGGGGCGAGCGACGAGCGGATCGCGACGCGCGTGGCGTGCGGCGCCGGACGGCTCCGGGGCGAGACGATCACCGTGCCGGGGCTCGCCGCGAGCCGCGTCGACGCGATCGTCCGGGTCTCCTGGAACGACGGATCCGCGGCGAGCGGGATCCTCACCGACGCGAGCGAGTCGTTCGTCGTGCCGGAGGGGCCGCGCGGTATCCTGCTGCCCGGCGCGCCGGCGCGGACGGTGGCGACGCGCTATCTCGGGCTCGGGATCGAGCACATCCTCGGCGGCACCGATCACGTGCTGTTCGTGATCGGACTCTTCCTGCTCGTCGGCGCGACCCGGGCGCTGGTCGCGACGGTGAGCGCCTTCACGCTGGCCCACAGCCTCACGCTCGCGGCGGCGGTGCTCGGGATCGTGACGGTGCCGTCGGCGCCCGTGGAGGCGCTGATCGCGGCGAGCATCGTGCTCCTCGCCCGCGAGCTGGTGCGCGGCCCCGACGAGCCGCCGACGCTCGCGTGCCGCTTCCCGTGGCTCGTGGCGTTCGTCTTCGGGCTCCTCCACGGGTTCGGTTTCGCGGGGGCGCTCGCGGAGACGGGCGTGCCCGCCGATCAGATTCCCCTCGCGCTCCTCGCGTTCAACCTCGGCGTCGAGGTCGGCCAGCTCGGGATCGTGGGGGCGCTGGTCGCGCTCGCGGCGCTGGCCCCGCGCGGGCTCCGATCCTCACGCGGCCGGCCCCGGCTGCCGGCCTACGGGCTCGGAGCCGTGGCGTCGGCCTGGATGATCGAGCGGATCCTGCGTTTCTGGGCGACTTGATGCGTTGAAGAGCTCGCGGGTCTCCGGCTAGAGTCGACGGTCTTCGGGTCCGGGAATCCCCAGAGAACCTCCCATCGGCATGGCCACAGGCTCGGACGAACGCAGGCTCATCCTCATCCTCAGCTCGGAACGCTCGGGCTCGACGCTGACCCGCGTCGTTCTCGGGGCGAACAGCCGGATCGTCTCCCCGCAGGAGATGTTCCTGATGCGCTACCCCGACTACCGGACGTTCCGGGAGCAGAAGGCCGTCGCGCGCGAGAGCCTGGTCGAGTTCTTCGAGCTTCTCGGGCAGGCGAAGGACGCGACGGCCATCGACGCCGCATGCGAGGGGCGCGATATCCTCGACGTCTACCGCTGGCTCTTCGGCTTCCTGAAGCCGGGGCAGTTCCTGCTCGACAAGACGCCCGCGTATGCGAACGACGGCGATACGCTGCGGAGATCCCGGCCCTTGCAGCCCTTCTACGTCTGGCTCATCCGCCATCCGCTCGGCGTCATCGAGTCGCATGTGCGACTCAAGTTCCGCGAGCGCCATACCAAGGACCTGAAGGGCATCGGGCGGCGGCTCCAGGACTTCGTCGTCGATCAGGTGGTGCGGACCGAGAACGGCATGCTGCCGGTCGCGCGCGGGCGCGAGGTGAAGTGGGTGCTCCAGCAGACGATCATCCGCGAGTTCCTCGCGTCGGTGGCCGAGCAGCAGAAGGTCCTCATCAAGTTCGAGCATCTGGTGCGCGACCCGGAGCCGGTCGTGCGGCGGCTCTGCGACGCGCTCGGCGTCGCGGTCGAGCCCGCGATGCTCGAGGCGTGCGGCGCCCGCAAGGTGATGAACACGAGCCTCGGCGACCCGAACTTCCACACCCACGACCGCATCGAGGCGAAGACCGCCGACACATGGCGGGAGGTCTTCCAGGAGAAGCAGCTGACGCTCGAGACGCGGCGCCTGATGGACGCGATCGGCGTCGTCCGCGAATAGCGGTGCCTCGGCGTCGCGGGTCTAACGCTCGCGCCGGATGACGTCGAGGTACGGAGGCTTCGGCAGCGACGCGAGCGCCAGGCGGCCTTCGACCAGATCGTGGAGCTCGCGCCCGACCAGCTCGGCGCGCCAGCCGTTGGCGAGCGGGTGCTCCTCGGCGCCGCCGGCGACGACGAGCTCGACGTAGCGCTCGAGGTCGGCGCGCGTGGCGACGAGCTCCGAGGCAATGTCCGCGGCGTCAGAGCGCGTCCGCAGCAGGACGGCGGCGAGCTCGGAGGCCGCGGCGA is a genomic window containing:
- a CDS encoding peptidyl-prolyl cis-trans isomerase, producing the protein MVRRLLREPLVHFVVLGAALFALHRAVAPPGATSAIVVTTALQRGFQQEHLRRHGRLPTPEEQRALVDRYVDTEVMLREALALGLDRGDIIVRRRLVQKMEFLNQDREPLPPPTDADLAAFLARHAERYQLAARMTVAHVFVSTRLHPEDTEAVADELRARLAAGDDAAGLGDPFLRGREFRAATEGELAGVFGPDLARRLQSAPVGEWVGPYRSSFGVHLVRIATREGGRPATVDEVRRELVRDWEEERRSEAARAALGALRARYDVRIEEPPTPGRPAS
- a CDS encoding HupE/UreJ family protein, which translates into the protein MRPGRVAAWAVTLLAIAGTEAASHTFEPALLDLRERESGTFDVVWRAPGRESGALVPDAPPLLPRLPAACRTLSELGASDERIATRVACGAGRLRGETITVPGLAASRVDAIVRVSWNDGSAASGILTDASESFVVPEGPRGILLPGAPARTVATRYLGLGIEHILGGTDHVLFVIGLFLLVGATRALVATVSAFTLAHSLTLAAAVLGIVTVPSAPVEALIAASIVLLARELVRGPDEPPTLACRFPWLVAFVFGLLHGFGFAGALAETGVPADQIPLALLAFNLGVEVGQLGIVGALVALAALAPRGLRSSRGRPRLPAYGLGAVASAWMIERILRFWAT
- a CDS encoding sulfotransferase, translating into MATGSDERRLILILSSERSGSTLTRVVLGANSRIVSPQEMFLMRYPDYRTFREQKAVARESLVEFFELLGQAKDATAIDAACEGRDILDVYRWLFGFLKPGQFLLDKTPAYANDGDTLRRSRPLQPFYVWLIRHPLGVIESHVRLKFRERHTKDLKGIGRRLQDFVVDQVVRTENGMLPVARGREVKWVLQQTIIREFLASVAEQQKVLIKFEHLVRDPEPVVRRLCDALGVAVEPAMLEACGARKVMNTSLGDPNFHTHDRIEAKTADTWREVFQEKQLTLETRRLMDAIGVVRE